The sequence below is a genomic window from Xiphophorus maculatus strain JP 163 A chromosome 18, X_maculatus-5.0-male, whole genome shotgun sequence.
gtcattttggtctttaaatgACCAAAATGTCCACTTAACGTTATATTTTGCTCCGACTGatgatgcagtttttaaatgttaatgatGGTAGTttaatcagttactcagtacttgagtaaaaacatgttgtagTAGTTCTACTCTTAGTTGAGTAAATTCTTTTGGATACTCTACTCACCTgtgataaatgttaaaaagtctTATTAAATGCAATCggtatgttttctttctcatttatttaatgaaaacaataaatctggaCATGTAAACGACTCTTTTATGTCCAGATTCTCCATCTCGGCTCTGACTGGTGAATCCGTCCTGCAGATCTAGAAGCTGCAGAGACAAATTTCACCTTTTTTTATCGGTTTGTCGACCTGCATAACTTATCCTTCATCACTGAACATCCCACAGAGCGCGGAGTCATGGGAGTAATTCAGTAAGAACAGCTGCTGGCTTCAAGGTGAATGATGGGAGGAGAAACTGAAACTCAGAACCGATCTTtactctcttcctctctctcctcttccctCCATACATTCGGTTGCATAACTGCCCGATCCTCAAGGTCATGTCTGCAGCTATCCAAGGTCATGCAACAAGAAATGAGTCCAaaactgaggggaaaaaatcctttttacactgaaaaaacacaaaatcttccaGGATTcttttgtctagtttccagtgcaaatattgtagtaacttaaaataagacaaagtaacttagaagtaacttttcagccaaatataagagcttgttttaagtcaataattgcttaatattgattatttttcacttatattatggagaaagattttttttaatcaatattaagaaattacagacttaaaacaaactaaatgtgtcttatttcaaatgtattaagaCATttatactagaaactagaccaaaaaatcAGCATATTTACAGTGTAgtcctgtcacaataacacatttttctggatgataaattgttccagacattattgtgataaatgataatattgttgttttaaaactattttcaagTGTTATAGTAGTAATGAAGGCAAATTAATGCCTGAACACAATCTCAAAgattaattaatgattaatgaaCCTttaactgaaagacattttaaatatccatcataaataagcaaaacaacaaataaaatgaattatgaagtcacTGTCAGCAAAATgcaagttgagaccaaaacaccaaactgaagacgTTTATAATCCGGTTTTTGgtagaaaagagagaaataataaatcatgaaaatggaaatcattgactttattttaatttgccaTGTGACTGTTAAAATGCTTATTTCGACAGGCCTAAAAGTaatctttaatttattatagAAATGCACAATATATGTATCTGCTGAAATTAgttaggttttttttacatattgtatCGGtccaataataaaaatattatgaataactgatatttatttttatgtttatggttGTGATTTTTCCAAAGTTGTCGGAACTTTAGTGAAATTAGTTatcaacagaaatattaatattgtataTCGATATCGGCTCAAAGTTTTCTATCGGTTCATCTATAATATCTTGTTGGTTACAGAtcaaattatagattttttttgtggaaaagctTTTAGAAATTATAAAACTACACTTTTTCATGCAGATATTCAAGATTTTAAACTCCTCATCTATCATTTTATTTggcatttctgtcattttaagcCAGACCTTTGGTTTGTGGAGTAATTCTCCGTCCGTCTCTGTTGCAGGTTTGTTCCCGGGCGAATGGATGGCGTGTCAGGGTCAGAATGCTGATGGTCTGTAAAATCATCCCCGTCTTTTGCTAAGGACCCTCCCTCTGGAGTTTCATGTGTCATCGGGACCAAACACACACCGACGTTACAGCAGAACCCGGCAAGCCTCCCAGATCTAAAAGATTGATGAGGCCTGGACGCCTGGCTCCGTGTCGATAAGGCAGCTttcatctttcttcttctctgcttttatttccgAGTCCTGGGGGAGGATCATGACAGGCGAAGGCCTCGCTTGGCCTTTCAGACCAGAGGAATCATGATTTTCCTCGGATGTTCTGCCTCCGCTCCCTTCCGCTTCTCCGGGTTTAGCTGCAGTTTGGGAGCCGGGCGGGAAATCGGAGTCGGCATGCCGCTGTGGGGCCGCCGGAGCTGGAACCGGGTGAAAACACAGAGGGAACAGAGCTGAACCCAAATGACGTCATCAAACAGAGCTCCACACAGGACAATGTGCAACATCTCCTTCTGTAATGTGGACAGTAAGGTGGACCAGTTCTTCCAGCCCACTCTGTACATCATAGTCATCGTTCTGGGGCTTCCGACCAACTGCATGGCTCTGTGGGCCGCGTACATGCAGGTGAGGACAGAAAAAGgcaaaacactgcaaaaacactaaatgttaccaagtaattctggtctagtttctgctgcagataacttggttcacttgaaataagagaaaattaacttttcagaaatatacagcagcttgttttaagtaaataatttcttggGAAGCATTTCctgttagaagtgaaataatctgctggtgGAACTGGAACTCGGTTGCTAGGTTACGGGTTGgtcttggctggggttgctaggcaacggcgCCAGCGGAATTTCTACTTTTTCATctatattaaggagttattatcttaaaacaaactcctacatcttgctgaaaagttacttgtgaggtataataaaattactcaaagtaCAGAATAgtaaaatactcctaaaagtacatggTTTCATAAAGGTCACTCAAGCTAATGTACTTTTAGGGAGGATTTTTACTATGTTGTACTTTGAGTAATTCTTATcataaagtatttctactcttacttgagtcaaatttctggattttctacccactgaatgaaaaacaaacatgttttaaccaacaattcagttaaagtttcatctgtttttttattgaaagaaactgattcagaaagtattttttttttgcccgattttgttacttatatgaattattgtcattttggtccttaaaataccaaaacttcCACTTAACCCTATATTTTGCTCCTTCTAtgacataatttttaaatattaaatgattaataatttgatcaatacttgagtaaactttttaccaaatacttttttactcttacttgagtacttttatttgaataaaaatatgttggagtagtgctactcttactggAGAATAGTTTTTGGTCAGTCTGACAGACGGGCATCAGCAGCCCAACAGGAAGTTAGCACTAAAAACAGTAAGCCGTTCAGAAATAGACCAGCTGAACGCACCGCTGCCGTTCAGCTACACTGAACCTCAGACTCACACGTCTCACACCGCCTGTTAGGTCCGATCAGCGGCCCGGGGATATTTTCCCATACGGCATCAAACATATCCAGAGTTTTATTTCCCACAGACTGTCCGTTTGCTTTGGCAGCAGCCGGAACGACTCTTATTGACTTTTCATTCATTCGAATTGTTGTTTGTCTTCAATTTCAACATCTGGGATAAATTTTGAAGCTGATTGTTGAAGGCACAAACACGCTTACTCACAAACCTGCTTCCGTGTTTGGTAACGTGTGACAGAAACATGCAGCCTTTATCGTTAGGTGACTGAATTAATCTGCCACAGATTAAAGATAAAGCAGAAACTCTCAGTGCCTGGAGAAAACACTTCAAACGAACTGCAACAGCGATGATTTAATGACGACGTACATCAGCGAtggttgctgctgttgctgccaATCAGTCTGGTCAAATGCTGtaaagacatttcaaaacaatttaacGTTAAAGacaagaggaaaacatttaagacagCTTCCTGTTTTCACAGGGGAGAGTTTCCTAACAAATTCATCTTTAGATCGAACAATGCAACGCTTAGAAAATAAACCTCACATTCCTCTACATAAGAAAAAGACTGGTTAGGTTTTGAtgtttcaatcaatcaagtttatttgcacggctcatttcagcaacaaggcagttcaaagtgctttagagaataaaaacatcataaacaaatCATATCGTCATTTGTACCACTAATTCTGACATGTTTGTGCATTCAGAGTTGGGGAGTAcccagttacatttacttgagtaacattttgaaaaaatgtacttttaggaatatttttattacgctgtactttgagtaattttattatgaagtatttctactctcacttgagtaaaatttttggattttccaccgactgagagaaaaacaaacatgttttaaacagaaattcaTCAGACACAGAACTGCAGTTTTTATCaaagtttcagaagtttttttatcacaagaaacagattaaataaaataatttcttggggaaaatgtcttgttataagtgaaataatcagccagtggaaTTAGAACTGAGTTGCTAGGTTACGGTTGGGGCTtggcttgggttgctaggtaacgagttGGGCTtggcttgggttgctaggtaacggtgcagcggaaattctactttttcatcattataaaggatttattgatttaaaacaaacttttatatcttgatgaaaagttacttgtgagttataataaaattactaaagtaaaagtaaaaagtacagcatagtaaaaaaaaaagtttctaaacgtacatttttccaaaaaaagttactcaagtaaatgtacttttaggagtatttttacggCGCTGAACTtagagtaattttattatgaagtatctctactcttttaaaatttctggattttctattcactgaatgaaaaacaaacttgttttaatcaaaaattcaccagacacagacacacacctgcagagtCTGTTAAGgtttctaaagttttttttattaaaagaatctggtttggaaacattttatttatttatttttgttacttatatgaattattatcattttcatcCAAATTTCCACTTAGCTTTacattttggtccgtctgatgatgtaagttttaaatattaaatgattgatcatttgatcagttactcagttcTTGAgcagactttttaccaaatactttttactccagtaatttctttctacttttaattttacttgagtaagacatgctgaagtagtgctactcttacctGAGTTCAGTTTCTGCTCTTCCCTCCCGTTCCTTCAGGTACGTCAGCGTAACGAACTCGGCATTTATCTGATCAACCTGTCGGTGGCTGACCTCCTCTACATTATCACTCTTCCTCTGTGGATCGACTACTTCCTGCAGCATGACGATTGGATCCATGGCCAGGAGAGCTGCAAACTGTTCGGCTTCATCTTCTACACAAACATCTATGTCAGCATTGCCTTCCTGTGCTGTATATCACTGGACCGGTACCTGGCTGTGGCGTATCCGCTGCGCTTCGTTAAGGTCCGGCGGATCAAGACAGGTAGGATTTTTATAAGACAACTGAGGGAAAATTAGACTGTTACATTGTGGATAGAAGAACttatttttaagacaaaaaaggaCAGCTTTCTGTGATTTCGAAATGGTAAATATGAGTAAATACAGATCACAAGTGGGGTTCCTCAAGGTGCCATTTTAGTGCCacttttattcaacttttacaGGATCTTCTTAGATTGTGGAGTACTATGTCTTAAGAAACTTATACAGGATCAGGGTCagcaaaagcaataaatcaaaaaattagctctgctactAGCACTTTAGCAGAAGGGTGAAACATTGCCAGAATGAACGGCTTCTTCTCAAACAAGCacatacttttaattttttaagtcaGCTCAAAATGGTGCTGGCAGGGAAACCAATCAATACCTGAAAAAGTGACCGCAAAAtacctgtccagggtgtgctgtggtggcgtagggcaGCAGTCCCCAACCTTTTTTCCCCGACCGGTTAGCCCTTCAAAATTTTGCTGCGGAcctggggtggggggggggatctggtttaggatttttcaaaataaaagatgcggaagtagttcattatttcttgcgtgGCCCGataccaattggtccgcggcccggtggttggggaccactggcgtaggggatagcgcgacccacgtttggaggccttgagtcctcgatgcggctgtcgtgggttcgattcccggacccggcgacatttgccgcatggcttcccccctttcctgtcagcctacttttatataagggacactagagcccacataagaccccctggaggggaggaaaaaaatacctGTCCTCAgttaacatttgtaaaatagtaaaatttaAGACCTCTTAGACACTCTATAATGCACAGAATGATTTCTGGTCAGATATGAACCATATAAACCACTGTGGTTATCTGAGTTCTGCTTCGTTATTGTTCCCTGGTCCAGAACTAAACCAGGAAAAGCAGCACTTAGTTGATATAAGACACAGGAGctgatttcagtttatttcagtttttcccaTGTTagtagtgaaataatctgccagtggaactagaactgggttgctaggtaacgggctgggcttggctggggttgctaggtaacggctcaGTGGAATATTCCAGCAGCGGAACTAGAaccttttcattaatattaaggaattattgacttaaaataagctcacacttcctgctgaaaagttacttgtaagttagttttgtctgatttcaagaATACTACAGTATTTGCACTGCAAACTAGACCAGAactacttttgtgtttttgcagtgttgggTGACTCTTCTTCAGTGGGAGGAGTTACATAATTGCGTCTGATAACAAGACACCTCTGGTTTGGATTGCTCAACTGAAACCcacagtgaaaaaaacaaaacaaaaacttgtttAAACAATATTTCCAGAAACATAAATACTTGTTCCCGCTCTCAAAGTCGGAACGTTGCCGATAGTCTCTGTTCTGTGTACAAGGCAAACAAGAGATTCCACTCTGTCCGTAAACAAAGATGAAGCCAAAACAGAAACcttgtttgaaaagaaaagcacaagcTTGCTTTCTTAAGGTTTAAGGAGAAAGGTTTACAGTGTAGAAAATTGTTATTGGATCTTAGTGGCGTGTGTTCACACAAAGGCAATAAGAAAATACAGCAGCATATAACAATTTCCAGCCTTACTAGGAGTGAACATCAGAGTAAACTGACCCCCAGGTCATGCAATgcacagagaaaacaacaagaGCTCAATCTCAGACGCAAAAGACGTTGGTTaacaagtaaaatgttaaagttggCAGCATCACCCAGATTGGCAAAGATGCATCTAAATGAACCACAAAACTCctggaataatattttttttgttcataactaTCAGAACCTTGTCATTGGCTGTGTTTCTCTTAACCATAGGActgcacaaattaaaattacaaaaatgaattaGGTTAATCGAAAAAAACGccagttttgaaaaaactccagaTTTGcgataaaaagtttttgcagtAGGATTTGcgttttttttcagctgtgtctaaatagatgtatttcgcaaaactgcaatcgAAACACTTTAGTTCATGGGTgacatgatcaacagccagatgttactactggtggaaacaccaaagaagacgacaggaagtagtagcaggattatgtttttttctggctcCACTAGAGCTCTCACTGCTTCACAGTTCATAAATAGTTGTGTGTCATCCtaacgtgttgaatccataactttaaagtaaaatggCTGACtaaaatttccccaaaacgcagCAAAAGTAGCCgctcccaagtaggcggggcttgagGCTCCAAAGCCTGAAAAAGACGATGacatctcctctgattggctgatagccacgtaactgtttacatccattgctgccatgattttgaatgacttatcatgtgaacaagaTTATTCATATgtgattttaatgttatttcctatttaattgaaacacagtaattgtgaaattgtgttttttcgacattagcagaatattgagaAAGATTTGCGCATATTTGTAAAGGTACCATTTGCAAACACAGATAATTACACAAATTCAACCTTGacttctactttttaaaaaatatctatgtGAACATATAGGAAAGAAaccttaatttttattttgctacttTATTTTGTGGATATATTGatatttctgcaaaataaactGATCCTTAAGTTTCAACAAAAACCCTTAGCAATTATAATTATGAATTTGTAATGTTTCTGTACACCTTCATCATTTTCATAATGGACATGAAACAGGATTTACAGTGTCTTTGAAACGATACATTGAATGAAGATGGTAAATTGGGTAAATCATGGTGGAGAACTGGAACCTAATTTCTCTTCTTGTCTTCCTGCAGCCGTTTGCGTCAGTGCCGTCGTCTGGATCATTGAGATTATCGCCAACTCCGCTCCTCTCTTCCACGACGAACTCTTCCAGGACCGCTTCAACCACACCTTCTGCTTCGAGAAGTACCCGATGCAGGACTGGGTGGCAGGAATGAACCTCTACAGGACTTTCCTTGGTTTCCTGGCGCCCTGGACAGCCATGCTGGTCGCCTACAGAGGGATCCTAGCCGCAGTGCGGTGCAACGTCTCCACAGAGCGCCAGGAGAAAGCCAAAATCCAGCGGCTGGCCTTGAGTTTAATCCTCATCGTCCTGCTGTGCTTCGGACCGTACCACATGCTGCTACTGGTGCGCAGCGTCATGTTTCTGAGGAAGCCGTGCGACTGTAGCTCAGAGGAGACGCTGTTTGCTGCGTACCATGTAGCGCTGGCGCTAACTAGCCTGAACTGTGTAGCCGACCCCATTTTGTACTGCTTCGTCAACGAGGGCGCCAGGAACGACGTCAGCCGCGCCCTTTACGCCATCTTGTCCTCGGCGTGCCAGAGGCGCTCCTCGTCCTCGCCGTCGCATGCCGACATACTCAATGCTGGTTCCGTCACCATGGAGACGCCTCTTGCGACGAAGAAGCCGTCGTGCGTGTACGTCGACGGGAGAAAGCCGAGCAGCTACAAGACTGAGCTGCTAGCCATGAAGGAGGAATGTCTGCAGATGACCATCCTGGCGGTTAAAAAGTGAATTCTGGGAAACGACAAAAACCGGTTCAACCCGTCAGGCGCTGCGAGGCGGAGGGTCGCCGCGGGTCGAGGGAGCGATTTCTCCCACGACGAGCGGGGCGAAGTGGGATGTGTTCGGCGGTGGTTGACGGGAGGAGACCAGGGTTCCGCTGAAACGCCAAAATGAGATTCATGAGATCTAAAGAAACAGCGTTCAGGATGTGCTGATCTCATGAGCAATAATTCATTTCTCCTTTAGAGCCTGGAAAGTGAAAGTCTGTCTACCTGCTGCTGTTAGCCTGTTAgcctgttagcatgttagcctGCTAGCCTGTTAGCCTGCTAGCATAGCAGGAAATCTGGGCAACATTTATTTGAAGgagtgtgcataagactgacatgaaaatgaaggagtataaatgtttatgactgttgtcatgaagtgtcagacggtaaataatgacatttaaatacaactttaaatgcaatttttctttaaaagtgtcCTTATTTACCAAACATTGCAAAGTTGAtacttttaattgacttttaattcaagttttagtaaaactttgctttaaaagtgttattattttctgaataatGCAAAGatgacacttttaaagcaagttgtaatgcaactttgcattaaaacttgcattattttccaaaaaatgaaaagttgacacttttaattgacttttaatgcaacttgaCAACCCCAACCCTaagttttaatgcaagtttttgCCATTTTGCCTTAAGAGTgcaattatttatattgcatattgcaaagttgacacttttactGGACTTTTTATGCaggttttaatgcaaatttgctataaaagtgtcattattttccaaataatgcaaagttaaCACTCTTTAATGCACTTTTAATTCAACCTTTGgtaaaatttttctttaaaatgtcattatttatagTGTATGGGTGACACTTTcaatgcaagttttaatgcaGCATGgcattaaaactgtcattacttcctaaataatgcaaaattgacacttttaattgacttttaatgcatgttttgcattaaaaatgccCTCATTTTCATAACAACAGTCTTACACaatcatgaagactccttcatgttatCACAGTTATTATGTCAGTCTTTTGCAGACCCTTCACAATAAAGCGTTGCCGGAGTCGGACCTGGAAGCGACAGCAGACGACGGCTCATGTTCGACATTAAGTGGGTTTTTGCTTCTTCAGCCAGACTgacttagatttttttattttttaaattcagtttgtaaGCTGAGTTTTAGGGATACCACTTTCTAATCCGGCCTGGGCCTGAGTGCCCAGGCTGCTCAGGCCGCTAGTTTTTCAAGCTGAAATCAATAATTTTGACATGTCAGCCATTAACATTGCAGCTTGTTTTAATGGTTATATCTTTAGTCTGAATGTGCAGGGAGAACAGAACATGGTTGGCAAAGTTAAAGTTATAAACATGAAGGGAATCTAGTAGTTCATCCTGTGGATTTTATACTAGAGGGGACCAAAACTTTAATtcatttactgatttattttatttttctcacttgGTCAGAAAACCGTTATGATACTTGCAACACTCCTGTGAGTATTAAACCAGAATATCAAAACAGATCATCTTCTGCACCTCTGTGAATTACTTTGCTGCACAGCTTTTGCAAACTGATTAATTTGTGATCATTTTGAAATCGACCTCGttgttacattattttttttttaaatttaaaatcctGGTAAAGTACCTCAGattcaaaaaggttttagaGACGATGCATTTATATCTGGatcataatttagtttttttttttttagttaatttgcagctgaaatatttgacttttcacaaaataaccTGATTTGAATTAACTGATTTTTAAAGTGAGAGGACGCAGGGACCTAAATCACacaaatgcagcagcagcatgtttaCCACAAAGTGATAAAATCCTGCTTCTCTTGGGTCTGATATCTGAGTTTCTTTGCTTTTAGTTGATGCATCCAATCGGCTGCATGCAACAGGATTTCTAGTAGTTTTCAGCAAAACACACCTAGcggcttttaaaataaaaaaaaactgactggcTATAAAATAGTTTGCCATAAAACTCAGTGAATGTGATTAATTTCTATAATCTGATCGGCACTCAGTTTTTCATAAAGTACAGTACTTTATGGTAATGCAACACAAGCTGTGTTACAAAATGTTGTTGCTAttatcaaaaaacacaattttacaattgtcatgtttccattaaattaaaaattcaattaaaaataagaataagttTGCTCACacaataaaaagttaaagaacATTATCAtgctaccacttcctgtcatcgtcttctttgtcgtttccaccagtggtaacatcctgttgttgatcacatgactcaaATGACGCAAAAAGgtttttccactgcagttttgtgaaataaactcatttcaatacagccaaaaaaaccCGACTCATCCTAACGCAACAACTTTTAATCAAGACATGAATTGATGATTTTTCgttaagcaaattaattttcagAGTTCCAGTTTCCGCAATCATATGGAAACGCAGTTATTGATAGATATTTTCTTGCTGCCACAGTAAATAACAGACAATTTcatctgataaaataaaaagtgattcAGTTCAAGGCTGAAAATgcagaattttatttctaaagcaaaaaatgtacaaaaactaaACCATCTATTTTACTTTGATCGTGCCTCGCAAGTttctattttaagaaataactAATCACAAATAGAAATCACATTTATCAAAGAGTGTAAGgctgatttttctcaaaaagaaaataagggATGAAAGggataatatttaaaacaatatcatCTACACTCCTTAATATTTTCTACGATCTGTTTAAATTGTCTCTTTAACCTCATTCTGTTTGCATATTAATCATcttcacatttcaaataaacataagACGTCATTTCTTCCTTTAATGCAGTAAATTTTaagtgataaaataaattaacttgcCAACAGACATCTTGgctgtaaaaacaacagaagtcGAGGTAAAGATGACAAAAttagcaagaaaacaaaaatttaaacagtttttcctaaaacattttaatattttttgttgttttcctttagtCTCAGAGgttttttgttccatttgaTTCATGTTGTTGACGTTTCAATTATTCATCTGTTTACATTGTTCAATGCTTtgccaattaaaataaaatagatttttttttagatgctgtttttatgaatccagcaaaatcataaaaacagttttatggaAGCAAAAAGTTTCCAATGTTGAACCTTTACCTACAAtttgtcaataaataaataatagtaataaaaattcAGATCCCCACAATAATGCTGGTTCTTTTTGGCATGAGTTGTGTGAAAtgttaggttttatttttcataatgttGTTTGTGCCATTAAAACAGAAGGTGACcaactctgtgatgtcacagttaTTTAACTTTGTCCATGGGAGAAATAAATTATGGAGATGAAACTCTGCagtgattttcttattttatttatttattatagtttattaactttaatttatgcagtttgtttcataattttttgGTGCATCAATATTGATTCAGGATTtggttatttttacaaattttttgtttttctgatttatttactgatattttagttgtttcttttatgtttttctaattctgctttttctatttattttcttctttttatttatttatctgtgaataagtttttttgcttttaggattattttttttctcttaatgtGTTTATTACATCTATCTACAACGGCAATTTAGGGCCATTGCAGAGagagtttaaaaaattattgaatttctgcaaaataaactctgaaatgtaaaattaatctcagaaatgtagtttttttttaacttggaaattttttgagtttttttttttcaattatcaAAAATAGGAGAAATTTTTGATTTgtccaaaaatctgaaaaaaaatttatttcttgAAATTATTGCTGATCTAGCAGTAATTTGCCAGACAAAactgtaaagctaaaaaagtttagaagaaa
It includes:
- the LOC102219522 gene encoding G-protein coupled receptor 4-like, whose translation is MTSSNRAPHRTMCNISFCNVDSKVDQFFQPTLYIIVIVLGLPTNCMALWAAYMQVRQRNELGIYLINLSVADLLYIITLPLWIDYFLQHDDWIHGQESCKLFGFIFYTNIYVSIAFLCCISLDRYLAVAYPLRFVKVRRIKTAVCVSAVVWIIEIIANSAPLFHDELFQDRFNHTFCFEKYPMQDWVAGMNLYRTFLGFLAPWTAMLVAYRGILAAVRCNVSTERQEKAKIQRLALSLILIVLLCFGPYHMLLLVRSVMFLRKPCDCSSEETLFAAYHVALALTSLNCVADPILYCFVNEGARNDVSRALYAILSSACQRRSSSSPSHADILNAGSVTMETPLATKKPSCVYVDGRKPSSYKTELLAMKEECLQMTILAVKK